One Olsenella sp. oral taxon 807 DNA segment encodes these proteins:
- a CDS encoding isoprenyl transferase, whose product MHFDPEKLRSYFAGGDGEVTLGDLDLERIPSHVTIIMDGNGRWAKARGLERSAGHVAGVDSLREAVTTSVRLGLDVLSAYAFSTENWRRPQREVDLLMHLFATTLVKELPLFRQENVRLRFFGDLTALPKDTYDVFRQGLEETRNNDGMTFALAVNYGSRAELVRAVRSLAEDVRAGQVLPQDIDEDAVSRRLYTRDLPDPDLLIRTSGELRLSNYLLWQLAYTELYVSEHLWPDFDRWEFLRAICSYQKRDRRFGGVVAK is encoded by the coding sequence GTGCACTTCGATCCGGAAAAGCTCCGCTCCTACTTCGCGGGCGGGGACGGTGAGGTGACGCTCGGCGACCTCGACCTCGAGCGCATCCCGTCCCATGTCACGATCATCATGGACGGCAACGGGCGCTGGGCCAAGGCGCGTGGCCTTGAGAGGTCGGCGGGCCACGTCGCAGGCGTGGACTCGCTCAGAGAAGCCGTGACGACAAGCGTGCGGCTTGGTCTTGATGTTCTCTCTGCCTATGCGTTTTCGACCGAGAACTGGAGACGACCCCAGCGCGAGGTCGACCTCCTCATGCACCTCTTCGCGACGACGCTCGTCAAGGAGCTGCCGCTCTTTCGACAGGAGAATGTGAGGCTCAGATTCTTCGGTGACCTCACGGCGCTTCCCAAGGATACGTATGACGTCTTCCGGCAGGGACTCGAGGAGACGAGGAACAACGATGGCATGACCTTTGCCCTCGCCGTCAACTACGGATCGAGGGCGGAGCTTGTCCGTGCCGTGCGGAGCTTGGCAGAAGACGTCCGGGCGGGACAAGTCCTGCCCCAAGACATCGACGAGGACGCCGTCTCTAGACGCCTCTATACCCGCGACCTGCCTGACCCCGACCTCCTTATCAGAACCTCAGGCGAGCTCAGGCTCTCCAACTACCTACTCTGGCAGCTCGCCTATACCGAGCTCTACGTGAGCGAGCATCTCTGGCCCGATTTCGATCGCTGGGAGTTCCTGCGCGCGATCTGCTCCTACCAAAAGAGGGATCGTCGCTTTGGGGGTGTCGTCGCGAAGTGA
- a CDS encoding ribonuclease HII produces MSAQEVAALLARASHDEALALIERYATDPRTQVQRAIRSAKRRLAKEETERRRVEGMYELQRSLGGDGLVMGVDEVGRGALAGPLTVCAVILPQEPKIWGIDDSKRLSPARRLELAKRIREQACAIGTCHVEATSIDAVGMSVALRVAMAGAIEDAGVEPDCVLIDGRAVHAHPKERALVRGDSRIAAIAAASIVAKVTRDKMMVDYDVKYAGYHLASCKGYGSAEHIRAIQEHGLTPLHRTSFCKNFMDT; encoded by the coding sequence ATGAGCGCGCAAGAGGTTGCTGCACTTCTTGCGCGAGCTTCTCACGACGAGGCGCTAGCACTCATCGAGCGCTATGCCACAGACCCACGTACGCAGGTCCAGAGGGCGATTAGATCGGCCAAAAGACGCCTTGCCAAGGAGGAGACCGAGCGAAGGCGGGTCGAGGGCATGTACGAGCTTCAGCGCTCTCTTGGTGGCGACGGTCTCGTGATGGGCGTCGACGAGGTGGGAAGAGGCGCCCTCGCGGGACCGCTCACCGTATGTGCCGTCATCCTTCCCCAAGAGCCCAAGATCTGGGGCATTGACGACTCAAAGCGGCTCTCTCCCGCACGTCGCCTCGAGCTTGCGAAACGCATCCGCGAGCAGGCCTGTGCCATCGGAACCTGCCACGTCGAAGCCACGTCCATCGATGCGGTGGGCATGAGCGTCGCATTGAGGGTGGCGATGGCCGGAGCCATCGAGGACGCGGGCGTAGAGCCTGACTGTGTTCTCATTGACGGCAGGGCTGTGCACGCGCACCCCAAGGAGAGGGCCCTCGTAAGGGGGGACTCTCGCATCGCCGCAATCGCAGCGGCATCCATCGTCGCTAAGGTTACGCGTGACAAGATGATGGTCGATTATGACGTCAAGTATGCCGGATATCACCTCGCCTCCTGCAAGGGCTACGGCTCAGCCGAGCACATACGAGCCATCCAGGAGCATGGTCTCACCCCTCTTCATCGCACTTCATTCTGTAAAAATTTCATGGATACATAG
- the trmFO gene encoding methylenetetrahydrofolate--tRNA-(uracil(54)-C(5))-methyltransferase (FADH(2)-oxidizing) TrmFO, translating into MRRSVSGGLTKRGMAMRDSAVTVVGGGLAGSECALQLARRGVSVRLVEQRPVATSPAHHTADFAELVCSNSLKSTRHDSAAGLLKEELRAMGSILLELALKARLPAGSALAVDRERFSALVGERIEAQDLIKVERREVTRLPEGPCVIAAGPLCSRALFDDLARRLGRGALSFFDAAAPIVDGESLDTDIVFAQSRYEQTEGGDYLNCPLDRREYDAFCEELVSAERVVPRDFERAELFMACQPIEEVARSGHDSLRFGALKPVGLTDPRTGRRPWAVAQLRAENVRGSAYNLVGFQTNLRWGEQERVFRMIPGLAHADFFRYGVMHRNSFVDAPRVLDSSFAIPGTSCRLAGQICGTEGYTEAIASGLLAAINTYAELSGLDRLTLPKTGALGSLVSYATDPATEPYQPMHVNFGLVLPLEGPRLKKRERYRAYADRAMSDLERCLEDRDDLFGSSYARA; encoded by the coding sequence ATGAGAAGAAGCGTATCGGGAGGCCTGACCAAGAGGGGAATGGCGATGCGGGATAGCGCGGTGACGGTGGTTGGTGGAGGACTGGCGGGAAGCGAGTGCGCCTTGCAGCTCGCACGGAGGGGCGTCTCGGTTCGACTCGTCGAGCAACGCCCCGTCGCGACGTCGCCAGCCCATCACACGGCTGACTTCGCCGAGCTCGTTTGCTCGAACTCCCTCAAGTCTACCCGTCACGACAGCGCGGCGGGCCTGCTCAAGGAAGAGCTCCGTGCCATGGGTTCCATCCTTCTCGAGCTTGCCCTCAAGGCGCGTCTTCCCGCCGGAAGTGCCTTGGCGGTGGATCGCGAGCGCTTCTCGGCCCTCGTGGGCGAGAGGATCGAGGCTCAGGATCTCATCAAGGTCGAGCGCAGGGAGGTGACGCGGCTGCCCGAGGGCCCCTGCGTCATTGCCGCAGGCCCCCTCTGCTCACGGGCGCTTTTCGACGACCTTGCGAGGAGGCTGGGCAGAGGCGCCCTCTCCTTCTTCGATGCGGCAGCACCGATTGTGGACGGTGAGTCGCTTGACACCGATATCGTCTTTGCCCAGTCGCGCTACGAGCAGACCGAAGGCGGGGACTATCTGAACTGCCCTCTGGACAGGCGGGAGTACGACGCGTTCTGCGAGGAGCTCGTGTCGGCAGAGCGCGTCGTGCCCAGGGACTTCGAGCGAGCTGAGCTGTTCATGGCCTGCCAACCCATCGAGGAGGTCGCGCGCAGCGGTCACGATTCGCTACGCTTTGGCGCCCTCAAGCCCGTGGGACTCACCGACCCGAGGACTGGACGCAGGCCCTGGGCGGTCGCGCAGCTGCGGGCAGAGAACGTCAGGGGGAGTGCCTACAACCTCGTCGGCTTTCAGACGAATCTGCGCTGGGGGGAGCAGGAGCGCGTGTTCAGGATGATTCCAGGCCTTGCGCATGCGGACTTCTTCCGTTATGGCGTCATGCACCGCAACTCCTTTGTCGATGCGCCCCGGGTCCTTGACTCGAGCTTTGCCATACCTGGGACCTCATGCAGGCTGGCAGGACAGATCTGCGGCACCGAAGGCTACACGGAGGCCATCGCCTCTGGGCTTCTCGCTGCCATCAACACCTATGCGGAACTCAGCGGACTCGACCGTCTCACGCTCCCGAAGACGGGTGCCTTGGGATCTCTCGTGAGCTACGCAACCGATCCTGCCACAGAGCCCTACCAGCCCATGCATGTGAACTTTGGCTTGGTCTTGCCCCTTGAGGGTCCACGCCTCAAGAAGCGCGAGCGCTATCGTGCGTACGCCGATCGCGCCATGAGCGACCTCGAACGCTGCCTGGAAGACCGAGACGACCTCTTTGGGAGCTCGTATGCCCGAGCCTGA
- a CDS encoding YifB family Mg chelatase-like AAA ATPase, whose product MTNIRIGSACLWGVEALPIQVEVASSGGLPGFSIVGLPGAGVMDARSRVRCALKACGFKMPRLHFTINLAPAEIRKNGTGFDLPIAIAILALSGQIPTDGLERCLFVGELGLSGEVCETRGTVAYQVLCRKIGATFVCSHESAVLRMDGCGLSVIRSLNELREGVGRLDRPRGEPSRPAVPDHSLDFADVYGQEEAKRALVIAAAGSHGLLMVGPPGAGKTMLARRLPTIMEPLTDEELEEVLLVSSVAGQLSRATLARARPFRAPHHSISRGGLIGGGRPVTPGEISLAHRGVLFLDELPEFSTSVLQSLRQPMEDGVVQLVRVDGTYRFPCEFQLIAASNPCPCGYLGDPSHGCSCSPARIQCYQSRIGGPLMDRIDIHVGVQRPQSDLVIEGAAGMDSKTMRALVMGARELRLRRERREGRPDDALVESLLFKPEARSCLEGLSSRMALGARSIVKMAQVARTIADVEQSERVGRVHVLEASSYRNRMGGDGIDG is encoded by the coding sequence ATGACAAACATCAGGATAGGCTCAGCCTGCCTTTGGGGTGTCGAAGCCCTTCCCATACAGGTCGAGGTCGCGTCATCCGGTGGTCTTCCGGGGTTCTCGATCGTGGGCCTGCCCGGCGCAGGCGTCATGGACGCGCGGTCAAGGGTTCGCTGCGCCCTCAAGGCCTGTGGCTTCAAGATGCCACGCCTGCACTTCACCATAAACCTTGCCCCCGCAGAGATACGAAAGAATGGGACGGGGTTCGACCTCCCCATCGCTATCGCCATACTCGCGCTAAGTGGCCAGATTCCCACAGACGGCCTTGAGCGCTGTCTCTTCGTAGGGGAGCTCGGTCTTTCGGGTGAGGTGTGCGAGACGCGTGGGACAGTAGCCTATCAGGTGCTCTGTCGCAAGATTGGAGCGACGTTCGTGTGCTCGCACGAGTCCGCCGTGCTACGCATGGACGGGTGTGGGCTCAGCGTCATACGCTCTTTGAACGAACTGAGGGAGGGGGTCGGCAGACTCGACCGTCCGAGAGGAGAGCCCTCGAGACCTGCGGTGCCAGACCACTCCCTTGACTTTGCCGACGTCTATGGTCAGGAGGAGGCCAAGCGCGCCTTGGTCATAGCGGCAGCCGGATCGCACGGTCTGCTCATGGTGGGACCTCCAGGCGCCGGAAAGACCATGCTTGCACGCAGGCTCCCCACGATCATGGAGCCCCTCACCGACGAGGAGCTCGAGGAGGTCCTGCTCGTGAGCTCGGTTGCGGGTCAGCTGAGCCGAGCGACGCTCGCGCGCGCGAGGCCCTTCAGGGCACCGCACCACTCCATATCAAGGGGCGGTCTCATCGGCGGCGGCAGGCCTGTCACCCCAGGAGAGATCTCCCTTGCACATAGAGGTGTGCTCTTCTTGGACGAGCTTCCGGAGTTTTCGACCAGCGTCCTTCAGTCGCTCAGGCAACCGATGGAGGACGGGGTGGTGCAACTCGTACGTGTGGACGGCACCTACCGCTTTCCCTGCGAGTTCCAGCTCATAGCTGCCTCAAACCCCTGCCCCTGCGGATACCTTGGTGATCCCAGTCACGGCTGCAGCTGCTCTCCCGCGCGCATCCAGTGCTACCAGAGCAGGATTGGCGGACCTCTCATGGACAGGATAGACATCCACGTGGGCGTCCAGCGACCCCAGTCCGACCTCGTGATCGAAGGTGCCGCTGGCATGGACTCAAAAACGATGCGCGCGCTTGTCATGGGTGCCCGTGAGCTGCGACTTCGGCGCGAGCGACGAGAGGGCAGACCAGATGACGCCCTCGTCGAGTCGCTGCTCTTCAAGCCCGAGGCCCGTTCGTGCCTCGAGGGCCTCTCGTCTCGCATGGCGCTGGGAGCCCGGTCCATCGTCAAGATGGCGCAGGTCGCACGCACGATCGCCGACGTGGAGCAAAGCGAGCGCGTCGGTCGCGTTCACGTGCTCGAGGCAAGCAGCTACAGGAATCGCATGGGGGGTGACGGAATCGATGGGTGA
- the rpsB gene encoding 30S ribosomal protein S2 has protein sequence MAVKINIRTLLEAGCHYGHQTRRWNPKMREYIFGERNGIYILDLKKTVLGADRAYSFLKDVASKGGKLLFVGTKKQAQEPIATQAERCGMPYINQRWLGGMLTNFVTMRSRIDRMEELETMVEDGSMALRGKKEQAVLTKELEKLQRNLGGVRDMKSLPQAVFVVDSKREEIAIREANRLNIPVIALLDTNSDPDVVDFGIPANDDAIRSVGIMCELVADAILAGTGQEQISVEEMSSGETTPAVEVTEGVEATGNTEADAPVAE, from the coding sequence ATGGCAGTCAAGATCAACATCCGCACCCTGCTCGAGGCTGGTTGCCACTACGGCCACCAAACGCGGCGCTGGAACCCCAAGATGAGGGAGTATATCTTCGGCGAGCGAAACGGCATCTACATTCTTGACCTCAAGAAGACCGTACTCGGTGCCGATAGAGCCTACAGCTTCCTCAAGGACGTCGCCTCCAAGGGTGGCAAGTTACTCTTCGTGGGCACCAAGAAGCAGGCGCAAGAGCCCATCGCGACCCAAGCCGAGCGTTGCGGCATGCCCTACATCAACCAGCGTTGGCTCGGCGGCATGCTCACAAACTTCGTCACCATGCGTTCGCGCATCGACCGCATGGAGGAGCTCGAGACCATGGTCGAGGACGGGAGTATGGCCCTGCGAGGTAAGAAGGAACAGGCCGTCCTCACCAAAGAGCTCGAGAAGCTCCAGCGCAATCTTGGTGGCGTCCGCGACATGAAGAGCCTGCCGCAAGCTGTCTTCGTCGTCGACTCCAAGCGTGAGGAGATCGCGATCCGCGAGGCCAATCGCCTGAACATCCCGGTCATCGCCCTCCTCGACACCAACTCAGACCCCGATGTCGTCGACTTTGGCATCCCCGCTAATGATGATGCGATCCGCTCGGTCGGCATCATGTGTGAGCTGGTCGCAGACGCCATCCTCGCAGGGACGGGTCAGGAGCAGATCAGCGTCGAGGAGATGAGTTCGGGCGAGACCACCCCTGCCGTCGAGGTGACAGAGGGCGTCGAGGCGACCGGGAACACCGAGGCGGATGCACCCGTGGCCGAGTAG
- a CDS encoding tyrosine recombinase gives MPEPEKSQEPNSRFSQLKEGFLNFLLDVRTLSHNTARAYGCDLDAFGSWAERHGIDPLGATHRDLRGFLGELSRAGYAPRTINRRLSAVRSFYRWLEREGFAREVTIDAVLGPKIPRSLPTTLSDEDVTRLMESCGDDAVGIRDATLIELLYATGARLFELSRLTVLSIDFDEGQVKLFGKGSRERIVPLYPQVLARVRDYMEDARIQLVSHARGGDTGALFVSTRGNAMGTGALRDAFKRRAKESGIDPDVTPHSLRHSYATELLAGGADLRSVQELLGHASLSTTQIYTHLSIDRLKKAARQAHPRAG, from the coding sequence ATGCCCGAGCCTGAGAAGAGCCAAGAGCCCAACTCCCGCTTTTCCCAGCTTAAGGAGGGTTTTCTCAACTTTTTGCTCGACGTTCGCACGCTCTCGCACAACACGGCAAGGGCCTATGGCTGTGACCTTGACGCCTTCGGATCGTGGGCGGAACGCCATGGCATAGACCCCCTCGGCGCGACACACCGGGACCTCAGGGGTTTTCTGGGCGAGCTCTCGCGAGCTGGCTATGCGCCAAGGACCATCAACAGGCGGCTCTCGGCGGTCCGTAGCTTCTATCGCTGGCTCGAGCGAGAGGGGTTTGCCAGAGAGGTCACCATCGATGCCGTCTTGGGTCCCAAGATCCCCAGAAGCCTGCCGACCACCCTCTCAGACGAGGATGTGACTCGACTTATGGAAAGCTGCGGGGATGACGCGGTAGGCATACGAGACGCGACCCTCATAGAGCTCCTCTATGCGACCGGAGCGAGGCTCTTCGAGCTCTCGAGGCTCACGGTCTTAAGCATTGACTTCGACGAGGGACAGGTCAAGCTCTTTGGCAAAGGTTCGAGGGAACGCATCGTCCCACTCTACCCCCAAGTTCTCGCGAGGGTCAGAGACTACATGGAGGACGCCCGCATTCAACTTGTCTCGCACGCGAGAGGAGGGGACACAGGGGCGCTCTTTGTCTCCACACGCGGCAACGCGATGGGAACAGGTGCCCTGAGAGATGCCTTCAAGAGGCGTGCGAAAGAGTCGGGCATCGACCCCGACGTGACCCCACACTCCCTGCGGCACAGCTATGCGACGGAGCTTCTGGCGGGGGGCGCCGACCTCAGGAGCGTCCAGGAACTACTCGGACACGCAAGCCTCTCGACCACCCAGATCTACACGCATCTCTCCATAGACAGGCTCAAGAAAGCGGCGAGGCAGGCCCATCCGAGGGCAGGCTAG
- the pyrH gene encoding UMP kinase — protein MSDYKYKRVLLKLSGEALMGSNDFGIDPTVPEKIAGYIEPAYKANVQIAIVVGGGNIFRGLSGAAAGMDRAQGDNMGMLATVINSLALQDTFERNGMQSRVMSAIEMHQVSETYIRRRAIRHLEKKRITIFAAGTGNPYFTTDTAAALRACEIGAEVLMKATKVDGIYDADPVTHPDAKKYDTITYTDVLMRGLQVMDGTATALCQDNHMPIMVFNLNGRDSFERALRGESVGTTVVDE, from the coding sequence GTGTCCGACTATAAGTACAAGCGCGTCCTTCTCAAGCTGTCAGGCGAGGCCCTCATGGGTTCTAACGACTTTGGTATCGATCCGACCGTCCCCGAGAAGATTGCCGGTTACATCGAGCCAGCATATAAGGCTAATGTTCAGATCGCCATCGTAGTTGGTGGTGGCAACATCTTTCGGGGACTTTCCGGCGCAGCCGCTGGCATGGATAGGGCGCAGGGCGACAACATGGGCATGCTCGCCACCGTCATCAACTCACTGGCCCTACAGGATACCTTTGAGCGCAACGGGATGCAGAGTCGCGTCATGAGTGCCATCGAGATGCACCAGGTCTCCGAGACCTACATCCGCCGTCGCGCCATCAGACACCTCGAGAAGAAACGCATCACCATCTTTGCCGCAGGCACCGGCAACCCCTACTTCACGACAGATACGGCAGCCGCGCTTCGCGCCTGCGAGATCGGCGCAGAGGTGCTCATGAAGGCAACCAAGGTCGATGGCATCTATGATGCCGACCCCGTGACCCATCCTGATGCCAAGAAGTACGATACCATCACGTACACGGACGTGCTTATGAGGGGCCTACAGGTCATGGACGGCACCGCGACGGCACTTTGCCAGGACAACCACATGCCCATCATGGTGTTCAACCTGAATGGCAGGGACAGCTTCGAGCGTGCCCTAAGAGGTGAGTCCGTCGGAACGACGGTAGTGGACGAATAG
- a CDS encoding YraN family protein codes for MGNAACASRTIFGRGDIEEFVCKDVGDSSLSDAEELREREDAWEAVLSEATNVNGKPPCDMSEKELGDQGELLAESYLRQRDYEILARKYKNLGGEADIIAREDDCVVFVEVKTRLTSPQDEDIVPELAVTLDKQERYRKIALYYLIDHRESNFVRFDVIAIKIHGERQASLRHLVGAFVCDL; via the coding sequence ATGGGAAACGCCGCATGCGCATCGAGGACAATCTTTGGCAGGGGAGATATCGAAGAATTCGTCTGCAAGGACGTGGGTGACAGCTCCCTAAGCGACGCCGAGGAGCTAAGGGAGCGGGAGGATGCCTGGGAGGCCGTGCTGTCCGAGGCAACAAACGTCAACGGAAAGCCCCCTTGCGACATGAGTGAAAAGGAGCTCGGAGACCAAGGCGAGCTTCTTGCGGAGAGCTACCTGCGCCAGAGGGACTACGAGATCCTGGCACGCAAGTACAAAAACCTTGGCGGTGAGGCAGACATCATCGCCAGGGAGGATGACTGCGTGGTCTTCGTCGAGGTAAAGACCCGTCTCACGAGCCCACAAGACGAGGACATCGTCCCCGAGCTTGCCGTCACCCTGGATAAGCAGGAGCGCTACAGAAAGATCGCCCTGTACTACCTGATCGACCACAGGGAGAGCAACTTCGTCCGCTTCGATGTCATAGCCATCAAGATACACGGAGAGCGTCAGGCCAGCCTCAGGCACCTCGTCGGAGCGTTTGTGTGTGATCTGTGA
- the tsf gene encoding translation elongation factor Ts, which translates to MAKISAAMVKQLREMTDAPMMECKKALVEADGDLEKAVDVLRTMGIAKAVKRAGRATNEGTIAAYVAESGKAGALLELSCETDFVGTNPKFTAFARDLARVVCESDPSDVEALKGCAMGKATVADALTEMIHVIGENMKIVRFQRVSVENGALSSYVHLGGKLADIVMFSFSNAATAERDEFKTFAHDVAMQVAASAPVAAKREDVPAQTIEREKAIYLAQATDSGRPEAIWETIANGKLEKFYKQIVLTEQVFIKDSSLTIFELAKRTSDACDDTIGIEGFVRFSFGE; encoded by the coding sequence ATGGCCAAGATTAGCGCAGCTATGGTCAAGCAGCTTCGCGAGATGACAGACGCGCCCATGATGGAATGCAAGAAGGCGCTCGTGGAGGCCGACGGTGACCTCGAGAAGGCGGTGGACGTGCTACGCACGATGGGTATCGCCAAGGCCGTCAAGCGTGCCGGACGTGCAACCAATGAGGGAACCATCGCCGCATATGTCGCCGAAAGCGGCAAGGCCGGTGCCCTCCTCGAACTCAGCTGTGAGACCGACTTCGTGGGCACCAACCCCAAGTTCACCGCCTTTGCCCGTGACCTTGCGAGGGTCGTCTGCGAGAGTGATCCCTCAGACGTCGAGGCGCTCAAGGGCTGCGCGATGGGCAAGGCGACCGTCGCCGATGCACTCACCGAGATGATCCACGTCATCGGAGAGAACATGAAGATCGTTCGCTTCCAGCGCGTCAGCGTCGAGAACGGTGCTCTCTCCTCCTACGTCCATCTGGGCGGCAAGCTCGCCGACATCGTGATGTTCTCGTTTTCCAACGCCGCAACCGCCGAGAGGGACGAGTTCAAGACCTTCGCGCATGACGTCGCGATGCAGGTCGCCGCGTCCGCGCCCGTTGCCGCAAAGCGCGAGGACGTCCCCGCTCAGACCATAGAGCGCGAGAAGGCCATCTACCTCGCGCAGGCGACAGACTCCGGTAGGCCTGAGGCCATCTGGGAGACAATCGCCAACGGCAAGCTCGAGAAGTTCTACAAGCAAATCGTCTTGACCGAGCAAGTATTCATCAAGGACTCCTCACTGACTATCTTTGAGCTTGCGAAGCGGACCAGCGATGCCTGCGATGACACCATTGGGATCGAGGGCTTCGTGCGCTTCTCCTTCGGCGAGTAA
- the frr gene encoding ribosome recycling factor produces the protein MSEYTDAAKKQMERSIEALGHNFAKVRTGRANPHVLDDIRVNYYGQPSPINQLAGIKSDASMLIVEPWDKGLLKEIEKAISSSDLGITPSNDGSCIKLPFPKPTEERRRELAKECRKYAEAAKISVRNSRRDANGLAEKDEKAGDISEDDANREKKAIQKLTDSYIDKIDELLKAKTAEVMEL, from the coding sequence ATGAGCGAGTACACAGACGCCGCAAAGAAACAGATGGAGAGGTCCATCGAGGCATTGGGTCACAACTTCGCCAAAGTGCGCACGGGCCGTGCAAACCCCCATGTCCTTGACGACATCAGGGTTAACTACTACGGCCAGCCATCACCCATAAACCAACTCGCCGGCATCAAGTCCGATGCGTCCATGCTCATCGTCGAGCCCTGGGACAAGGGCTTGCTCAAGGAGATAGAGAAGGCCATCTCCTCCTCCGATCTCGGCATCACGCCAAGCAACGACGGCTCCTGCATTAAGCTGCCCTTCCCCAAACCCACCGAGGAGCGCAGGCGTGAGCTCGCAAAGGAGTGCCGCAAGTACGCCGAGGCAGCCAAGATCTCTGTGCGAAACAGCCGCCGCGACGCCAACGGCCTTGCCGAGAAAGACGAGAAGGCCGGAGACATCTCTGAGGATGACGCGAACCGCGAGAAGAAGGCCATCCAGAAGCTCACCGACAGCTACATCGACAAGATCGACGAGTTGCTCAAGGCAAAGACTGCTGAGGTCATGGAGCTCTAG
- the rplS gene encoding 50S ribosomal protein L19 yields the protein MDYIRAIERQQIREDIPKVRVGDNVKVHYHIKEGEREREQVFQGDVIRMSGGSSRETFTVRKISFGIGVERTFPLHSPKIARLEIVRHGDVHRAKLYYLRDRVGKAARIREKR from the coding sequence ATGGACTACATTCGTGCCATCGAGCGCCAGCAGATTCGCGAGGACATTCCCAAGGTCCGCGTGGGCGACAATGTAAAGGTGCACTATCACATCAAGGAGGGTGAGCGCGAGCGTGAGCAGGTGTTTCAAGGCGATGTCATCCGCATGAGCGGCGGCAGCTCCCGTGAGACCTTCACCGTGCGCAAGATCAGCTTCGGTATTGGCGTGGAGCGCACCTTCCCTCTGCACAGCCCCAAGATTGCCAGGCTCGAGATCGTGCGCCACGGTGACGTGCATCGTGCCAAGCTCTATTATCTCCGTGATCGCGTGGGCAAGGCCGCCCGCATCCGCGAGAAGCGCTAG
- a CDS encoding DNA-processing protein DprA: MGDRWVLTKGDGAWPQALDDLEDPPEWVFGIGSRDVLHESCISIIGARRASPYGLSVARLAGRVAAECGIVVVTGGAMGCDVTAARAALDAGGKTIVVTGTGADVTYPRSSEDVFARAVTRGAVVSLENWGQTPRRYAFPKRNRIIAALSQSILICEAGLRSGTFSTALAAGQMGRDLYAVPGSIFSPESMGANQLIAEGAHIIASEIDLEQRISLDFGMLRMVGEGVPRQEGRILSALMSEPTRPDDLARYLAEPVTSILVALSDYEGAGMVKRLPDGRYSLSESAYLARDRMVGHHEKKRIGRPDQEGNGDAG, encoded by the coding sequence ATGGGTGACAGATGGGTACTCACGAAGGGAGACGGTGCCTGGCCTCAGGCGCTCGATGACCTCGAGGATCCGCCGGAGTGGGTCTTCGGAATCGGCTCCAGAGACGTCCTGCACGAGAGCTGCATCTCCATCATCGGAGCCAGGAGGGCCTCTCCCTACGGCCTTTCCGTGGCTCGACTGGCCGGTAGGGTAGCGGCAGAGTGCGGGATAGTGGTCGTGACGGGTGGGGCCATGGGCTGTGACGTTACGGCGGCCCGCGCGGCGCTCGATGCCGGAGGCAAGACAATCGTCGTCACGGGCACCGGCGCCGACGTTACCTACCCACGCTCCTCAGAAGACGTGTTCGCCCGCGCGGTGACACGAGGTGCGGTGGTCTCACTCGAGAACTGGGGGCAGACGCCCAGGCGCTACGCCTTCCCCAAGCGCAACCGCATCATCGCCGCCCTCTCCCAGAGCATACTCATCTGCGAGGCGGGGCTCAGGTCAGGCACGTTCTCGACCGCCTTGGCCGCAGGCCAGATGGGCAGGGACCTCTACGCGGTCCCCGGCAGCATCTTCTCGCCGGAGTCCATGGGGGCAAACCAGCTCATCGCAGAGGGCGCCCACATCATCGCCTCAGAGATCGACCTCGAGCAGAGAATCTCGCTTGACTTTGGCATGCTCAGGATGGTGGGGGAGGGCGTGCCGAGGCAGGAGGGGCGGATACTCTCCGCCCTCATGAGTGAGCCGACGCGCCCGGACGACCTTGCGCGTTACCTCGCCGAGCCGGTGACGAGCATACTTGTGGCGCTTTCTGACTACGAGGGCGCAGGGATGGTCAAGCGGCTTCCTGATGGGCGCTACAGCCTGAGCGAGTCGGCCTACCTCGCCCGCGATAGAATGGTGGGGCACCATGAGAAGAAGCGTATCGGGAGGCCTGACCAAGAGGGGAATGGCGATGCGGGATAG